The Flavobacteriales bacterium genome includes a region encoding these proteins:
- a CDS encoding dihydrofolate reductase, with amino-acid sequence MISMIVAADEQNVIGKDNDLIWHLPDDLKFFKQKTSGHAIIMGRKTYESVGRPLPNRTNIIITRDENFVADGCVVVQSLDEALKLAADDEEAFIVGGEQIYRLALPHADRIYLTRVHHTFDGDRHFPALDESWKEIERTEHPIDDKHAFSFTFTTYEKP; translated from the coding sequence ATGATCAGTATGATTGTGGCTGCCGATGAGCAGAATGTGATCGGTAAGGACAACGACCTGATCTGGCATTTGCCTGACGACTTGAAATTCTTCAAGCAGAAGACAAGTGGGCACGCCATTATCATGGGAAGAAAAACCTATGAATCTGTTGGGCGACCGCTTCCGAACCGTACCAATATCATCATTACCAGAGACGAGAATTTTGTGGCAGATGGTTGTGTGGTGGTTCAATCGTTGGATGAAGCGCTGAAACTTGCTGCTGATGATGAAGAAGCATTCATTGTAGGTGGAGAACAGATCTACCGATTGGCCTTACCGCATGCCGACCGCATTTACCTGACCCGCGTACACCATACATTCGATGGCGACCGACACTTTCCTGCATTGGACGAAAGTTGGAAAGAAATTGAGCGCACTGAGCATCCGATTGATGACAAACACGCGTTTTCATTTACATTTACAACGTACGAAAAACCTTAG
- a CDS encoding 1,4-dihydroxy-6-naphthoate synthase, producing MKRKLTIGFSPCPNDTFIFDALVNGRIDLGDIELEVVLADVEQLNRMALAGKLDITKVSYNAFSQVHYMYQLLNAGSALGNNCGPLLIAKQPLSAEDLKTAKIAIPGKNTTANFLMSFAYPDVQNKQEFLFSDIEKAVLDGTVEAGVIIHENRFTYQEKGLVKLADLGEVWEQTTGFPIPLGGIAIHRRLKPNLRKQFDALLRQSVQFAFDHPEASKDYVKCYAQEMDEAVMRSHIDLYVNHYSLDLGEKGKEAITKMYEVGRKFGMPRVEDSVFV from the coding sequence ATGAAGCGTAAATTGACCATCGGCTTTTCGCCCTGCCCAAACGACACCTTCATTTTTGATGCCTTGGTGAATGGAAGAATCGACCTTGGCGACATCGAATTGGAAGTAGTGCTAGCAGATGTGGAGCAACTGAACCGCATGGCATTGGCTGGGAAACTCGACATCACGAAGGTCAGCTACAACGCATTTTCTCAGGTTCATTACATGTACCAATTGCTGAATGCTGGAAGTGCGCTTGGCAACAATTGTGGCCCATTGTTGATTGCCAAACAACCGTTGTCGGCAGAGGATTTGAAAACGGCTAAAATTGCCATTCCAGGCAAGAATACCACGGCTAATTTTCTCATGTCCTTTGCTTATCCCGATGTGCAGAACAAACAGGAATTTCTCTTTTCTGATATTGAGAAAGCCGTGTTGGATGGCACGGTGGAAGCAGGTGTCATTATTCACGAAAACCGATTCACGTATCAGGAAAAAGGCTTGGTTAAATTGGCCGACCTCGGAGAGGTCTGGGAGCAGACAACAGGTTTCCCGATTCCGTTGGGAGGAATTGCCATTCACCGGAGGTTAAAGCCAAACTTGCGGAAACAGTTCGATGCGCTGCTTCGTCAAAGCGTTCAATTCGCATTCGACCATCCCGAAGCTTCCAAAGATTACGTTAAGTGCTACGCACAGGAAATGGACGAGGCGGTGATGCGTTCGCACATCGATCTATACGTCAATCACTATTCGCTTGATCTAGGCGAAAAAGGCAAAGAGGCAATTACAAAGATGTATGAAGTTGGCAGAAAGTTCGGAATGCCTCGCGTAGAAGATTCCGTGTTTGTTTAG
- the mqnB gene encoding futalosine hydrolase: protein MLPSSTKVLLVSATEMEMLPAESLNVDQLVAGIGMVATTHALTKTLMNGNYDLVVNMGIAGSFQNKFEIGSVLQVLSDRIVELGAEDNGSFIPADKMKLMKTEDVLFETEVRVQSLEVANGITVNRVHGSADSIRKIVAQFNPDVESMEGAALAYVCKQFGVPWVQIRAISNRVEPRNRDAWNIPLAIKNLHAAVLSYLETLQHEA from the coding sequence ATGTTGCCTAGTTCGACCAAGGTTCTATTAGTGTCTGCTACCGAAATGGAGATGTTGCCTGCTGAAAGCTTAAACGTAGATCAGTTGGTTGCTGGCATAGGCATGGTTGCAACTACGCATGCACTTACCAAAACGTTGATGAACGGTAATTACGATCTGGTCGTCAACATGGGAATAGCAGGATCGTTTCAGAATAAGTTTGAAATCGGCTCGGTGCTTCAAGTTCTCTCTGATCGCATTGTTGAACTTGGAGCCGAAGACAATGGTTCGTTTATTCCTGCGGATAAAATGAAGCTTATGAAAACCGAAGATGTTTTGTTTGAAACAGAGGTTCGCGTTCAATCACTCGAAGTGGCCAATGGAATTACTGTGAACCGCGTGCATGGTTCTGCCGATTCGATTCGAAAGATCGTGGCACAATTCAACCCAGATGTGGAAAGCATGGAAGGTGCAGCGTTAGCCTACGTTTGCAAACAATTCGGTGTGCCTTGGGTTCAGATACGGGCCATTTCCAATCGGGTGGAACCGAGAAACAGAGATGCTTGGAACATTCCATTGGCCATAAAAAATCTGCATGCCGCAGTACTTAGCTATTTAGAAACACTTCAGCATGAAGCGTAA
- a CDS encoding AMP-binding protein: MADHVWYQHYGAQNPRDINPDSYPSIVAAFEESCLKYGDKVAFENMGVPMTFKELKQRSENFAAWIQNNTDLKPGDKIAIQMPNLLQYPICIYGSLLAGMVVVNVNPLYTSREMEHQFNDSGAKAVVIVANFCNELEECLSKTGLKHVIVTRIPDLFPQPKQFIVNLVLNHVKKMVPKFNLPNTIDFRDVVKDRGLKPKPVTIKNTDTAFLQYTGGTTGVSKGAVLTHRNVIANMEQMRGLMGDIIKEGEEVVITPLPMYHIFSLTVNCLAFICMGGKNVLITNPRDIPAFVKELQKQKWTVLTGVNTLFNGLLNNEEFKQLNFSSVKLVIGGAMAIQRVVAEKWKDVTGNLLVEGYGLTESSPVASANPIDGRARIGTIGIPVASTDMKLCDENGNEVPVGERGEINIKGPQVMQGYYNRPEETANVLKDGWLRTGDVAVMSEDGFFTIVDRIKDMIIVSGFNVYPNEVEDVIASHPKVLEVAAIGVPDAKSTEAVKVFIVKKDQTLTEQEIRDFCHEEMTGYKRPKHIAFRDELPKTNVGKILRRALREEEAAKA; this comes from the coding sequence ATGGCAGACCACGTTTGGTATCAGCACTACGGTGCACAGAATCCGAGAGACATAAACCCCGACAGTTACCCGTCAATTGTGGCGGCATTTGAAGAAAGTTGCCTGAAATATGGCGATAAGGTGGCCTTTGAGAACATGGGGGTTCCGATGACCTTCAAAGAACTGAAACAACGTTCGGAGAATTTTGCCGCTTGGATCCAGAACAACACCGATCTGAAACCTGGCGATAAGATTGCCATCCAAATGCCAAACCTACTGCAATACCCGATCTGTATTTACGGATCGCTGTTGGCCGGAATGGTGGTAGTGAATGTGAATCCGCTCTACACTTCGCGCGAGATGGAGCACCAATTCAACGATTCTGGCGCTAAGGCCGTTGTGATCGTTGCCAATTTCTGTAACGAGCTTGAGGAGTGTCTTTCAAAGACCGGACTGAAACACGTGATCGTGACGCGTATTCCTGATCTGTTTCCACAACCAAAGCAGTTCATTGTGAACTTGGTGCTGAACCACGTGAAAAAGATGGTTCCAAAATTCAACCTTCCGAACACCATCGATTTCAGAGATGTGGTGAAAGACAGAGGTTTGAAGCCAAAACCAGTAACCATCAAGAACACCGACACGGCCTTCTTGCAATACACTGGCGGAACAACTGGCGTTTCTAAAGGCGCAGTTCTTACCCACCGAAATGTGATTGCCAATATGGAGCAAATGCGTGGCCTGATGGGTGATATCATCAAAGAAGGTGAAGAAGTTGTGATCACTCCACTTCCGATGTATCATATCTTCTCGCTCACGGTCAACTGCTTGGCTTTCATCTGCATGGGAGGCAAAAACGTATTGATCACGAATCCGAGAGATATTCCTGCTTTTGTAAAAGAATTGCAGAAACAGAAATGGACCGTACTGACGGGGGTCAACACACTTTTCAACGGATTATTGAATAACGAGGAGTTCAAACAATTGAATTTCAGCTCAGTTAAACTGGTGATCGGTGGAGCCATGGCCATCCAACGTGTGGTTGCCGAAAAATGGAAAGACGTTACTGGAAACCTATTGGTTGAAGGTTATGGATTGACGGAAAGTTCGCCAGTTGCATCTGCCAATCCGATTGACGGAAGAGCACGAATCGGTACGATTGGAATTCCCGTGGCATCTACAGATATGAAACTGTGCGATGAGAACGGAAATGAGGTTCCTGTTGGCGAACGAGGCGAGATCAACATCAAAGGACCACAGGTGATGCAAGGCTACTACAACCGTCCGGAAGAAACGGCCAATGTGCTGAAAGATGGTTGGTTGAGAACAGGTGATGTGGCCGTAATGAGCGAAGATGGTTTCTTCACCATCGTTGACCGTATCAAAGACATGATCATCGTTTCCGGATTTAACGTGTATCCGAATGAAGTGGAAGACGTGATCGCTTCACATCCAAAGGTGTTGGAAGTGGCGGCTATCGGTGTTCCAGATGCCAAGTCGACCGAAGCGGTGAAGGTGTTCATTGTAAAGAAAGACCAAACATTGACCGAGCAGGAGATCAGAGATTTCTGCCACGAAGAAATGACCGGGTACAAACGCCCGAAACACATAGCGTTCCGCGATGAGTTGCCAAAAACGAATGTTGGCAAGATCTTGAGACGCGCTTTGCGTGAAGAAGAAGCTGCCAAGGCCTGA
- a CDS encoding cold shock domain-containing protein produces the protein MGRSQETFGKKEREKKRDKKRKEKEEKRLARKDGGPSSFDDMIAYVDENGMITDTPPDPTAKKKVFKAEDIELGVPKKEDSDFDPVRTGTVSFFNDDKGYGFIKDSESQESVFVHINNVSEDIKEGNKVSFEVEKGLKGPSAVRVKVIR, from the coding sequence ATGGGTAGATCACAGGAAACATTCGGAAAAAAAGAGCGGGAGAAGAAGAGAGATAAGAAACGTAAGGAAAAGGAAGAAAAGCGTTTGGCCAGAAAAGATGGTGGCCCAAGCAGTTTTGATGACATGATCGCCTATGTAGACGAAAATGGCATGATCACAGATACTCCGCCAGATCCAACTGCCAAGAAAAAGGTCTTTAAAGCTGAAGACATTGAACTTGGTGTTCCGAAAAAAGAAGATTCTGATTTCGATCCAGTAAGAACCGGAACAGTTTCATTTTTCAATGATGATAAAGGCTACGGATTCATCAAGGATTCTGAATCTCAAGAAAGCGTTTTCGTACACATAAATAATGTGTCTGAGGACATTAAAGAAGGTAATAAGGTTTCTTTTGAGGTGGAAAAAGGTCTGAAAGGACCATCTGCCGTAAGAGTGAAAGTGATCAGATAA
- a CDS encoding WG repeat-containing protein: MKTLFSLLFAVLANGQIFAQTPLAQAKAAGSSNWGYINTKGVYVIEAQFADCDAFSADGLAPIFDKKAKTSYFIKPNGEKLNTEVPKFRLKDVFGFGTLGFENGMCPVQVDKSWGYMSSDGKMAVPASYEKMQEFNGGYGVAAKGGKFFIIDKKGTEKAVEVAGVVDVRHFSDGFAPIKVGETWGFISTDGSVAIEPSFKSVGYFSEGLAWAKNAAGQTGFIDKKGAWVIEAKYENAKEFSNGMARVKSGTWIFVDKTGKTIDVPAADSFGDFCDGLAYCKSADKVGFIDKTGKLVIPQTYTAVRDFKNGFAAVKLGEKWGFIDTKGNLVIEAQFDAVKDFELTAR; encoded by the coding sequence ATGAAAACACTATTTTCTCTTCTTTTTGCTGTGCTCGCTAATGGGCAGATCTTTGCTCAAACGCCATTGGCCCAGGCCAAAGCTGCTGGAAGTTCCAATTGGGGTTATATCAACACCAAAGGCGTTTATGTAATTGAGGCACAATTTGCCGATTGCGATGCATTTTCTGCTGACGGTCTGGCTCCGATTTTTGACAAGAAGGCCAAGACTTCTTACTTCATTAAGCCAAATGGGGAGAAGCTGAACACAGAAGTTCCAAAGTTCAGATTGAAGGACGTTTTTGGATTCGGTACACTTGGTTTCGAGAACGGAATGTGTCCAGTTCAGGTAGATAAGAGTTGGGGATATATGAGCTCGGATGGGAAAATGGCAGTTCCAGCATCGTACGAAAAAATGCAGGAATTCAACGGAGGTTACGGAGTAGCAGCCAAAGGAGGAAAATTCTTCATCATCGACAAAAAAGGAACCGAAAAAGCGGTGGAAGTGGCGGGAGTTGTAGACGTTCGTCACTTTTCTGATGGTTTCGCGCCAATAAAAGTGGGCGAAACGTGGGGCTTTATTTCCACGGATGGTTCAGTGGCAATTGAACCGAGTTTTAAGTCAGTAGGCTATTTTTCGGAAGGATTGGCTTGGGCAAAAAATGCAGCAGGACAAACTGGTTTCATTGATAAAAAAGGTGCTTGGGTTATTGAGGCCAAATACGAAAATGCCAAGGAGTTCTCGAACGGAATGGCTCGCGTAAAATCAGGAACTTGGATTTTCGTGGATAAGACAGGAAAAACTATTGATGTGCCGGCTGCAGACTCGTTCGGTGATTTTTGTGATGGTTTGGCCTACTGCAAATCAGCAGACAAGGTTGGTTTTATCGATAAGACAGGAAAATTGGTGATTCCTCAAACCTACACTGCAGTTCGCGATTTTAAGAACGGATTCGCAGCAGTCAAACTAGGCGAGAAGTGGGGTTTCATTGACACGAAGGGAAATTTGGTGATAGAAGCGCAGTTTGATGCAGTAAAAGATTTCGAGCTTACAGCGCGCTGA
- a CDS encoding WYL domain-containing protein has translation MPANKYALLRYRIIDDCLTNKGRKFPTKEDLKYACEQALYGSSDERISISTIEKDMWAMKNEGELGYYAPIAYSKLEKGYFYEDENYTIKEISLSEEDKEAIRFAATTLFQFKDLAIFDQFGSAIQKIMDRLSISPEIQDDAIDRFVQFENTPMAKGTDLLPILLQAIKETRELRFRYVSFLDESESERVLHPYLLKEYRNRWYVIGKDDEAGKVKTFGLDRIYDLSIRENYFTVDKTFDPEVLFKYSFGITAGGKPEKVVLRFAPQEGRYVKAQPLHPTQKIIKENADGLTVELKVIPSYELKATIRSFGDKVEVLQPIELLN, from the coding sequence ATGCCAGCAAATAAATACGCATTACTCCGCTACCGCATTATTGACGATTGCCTGACCAACAAAGGCCGCAAATTCCCAACAAAGGAAGATCTGAAGTATGCCTGCGAACAAGCGCTTTACGGAAGTTCGGACGAGCGTATTTCCATCAGTACCATCGAAAAGGACATGTGGGCGATGAAGAATGAAGGCGAACTCGGGTATTATGCGCCCATTGCCTATTCTAAGCTCGAAAAAGGCTATTTCTACGAAGACGAGAATTACACGATCAAGGAAATTTCGCTGAGCGAAGAGGACAAAGAAGCCATTCGTTTTGCTGCCACCACGTTGTTTCAGTTCAAGGATCTGGCCATCTTCGATCAATTCGGATCGGCCATTCAGAAGATCATGGACCGATTGAGCATTTCGCCCGAAATTCAAGACGATGCCATCGATCGCTTCGTGCAGTTTGAGAACACACCTATGGCAAAAGGGACCGATCTACTTCCGATCTTGCTGCAGGCGATCAAAGAAACCCGCGAATTGCGTTTCAGATATGTTTCGTTTTTGGATGAAAGTGAAAGCGAACGCGTGTTGCATCCTTATTTACTGAAGGAATACCGAAACCGTTGGTATGTGATCGGGAAAGATGATGAAGCGGGAAAAGTTAAAACCTTCGGTCTCGATCGCATCTACGATCTATCCATCCGCGAGAATTATTTTACGGTAGATAAAACCTTTGATCCCGAAGTACTTTTTAAGTACAGTTTTGGTATTACGGCTGGCGGAAAACCTGAGAAAGTTGTGCTGAGATTTGCTCCGCAAGAAGGTCGCTACGTGAAAGCTCAACCCTTACATCCAACGCAGAAGATCATTAAAGAAAATGCGGATGGACTGACGGTAGAACTGAAGGTTATTCCGAGCTACGAACTAAAAGCGACTATCCGTTCGTTTGGCGATAAGGTTGAGGTTCTGCAACCAATTGAACTACTAAACTGA
- a CDS encoding NTP transferase domain-containing protein: MKPTLLILAAGMGSRYGGLKQIDPLGPNGETIIEYSIYDAIQAGFGKVVFVIRESFADDFKERFTGKFEDKIEIAYAYQDVNTPVEGVVDLPHREKPWGTMHAVLVAKDVINEPFAVINADDFYGADGFHQVADFLKNQCTEDNYAMVGYVLRNTLSEHGQVSRGVCVADANNNLAKVDERTKIHWEGEKVVYHEGDATFEVNPDSVVSMNFWGFHPNIFEVSRKMFIDFVKENRENPKAEFFIPLVADTLINAGEAKFPVLTSNDRWYGVTYIEDRPVVVEAFQKLVDEGKYPSPLW; encoded by the coding sequence ATGAAACCGACACTATTGATACTTGCCGCTGGAATGGGCAGCCGTTACGGAGGATTGAAGCAGATTGACCCACTTGGGCCGAACGGAGAAACCATCATCGAATACTCTATTTACGATGCCATTCAGGCTGGATTCGGTAAAGTGGTGTTTGTGATCAGAGAGAGCTTTGCGGATGATTTCAAAGAGCGTTTCACAGGTAAGTTTGAAGATAAGATCGAGATAGCTTACGCGTATCAGGATGTGAACACGCCAGTAGAAGGCGTTGTTGACCTTCCGCATCGCGAAAAACCATGGGGAACCATGCATGCGGTACTAGTGGCCAAAGACGTGATCAACGAGCCTTTTGCTGTTATCAATGCAGATGATTTTTATGGTGCCGATGGATTCCATCAGGTGGCAGATTTCTTGAAGAACCAATGCACGGAGGACAACTACGCGATGGTTGGCTACGTGTTGAGAAACACATTAAGCGAACACGGACAAGTAAGTCGTGGAGTTTGCGTTGCGGATGCCAACAATAACTTGGCAAAAGTGGATGAGCGTACGAAAATCCACTGGGAAGGCGAAAAAGTGGTTTATCACGAAGGCGATGCGACCTTTGAAGTAAATCCTGACAGTGTTGTTTCTATGAACTTCTGGGGATTCCATCCGAATATTTTTGAAGTGAGCAGAAAGATGTTCATCGATTTCGTGAAAGAGAATCGTGAAAATCCGAAGGCAGAATTCTTCATTCCGTTAGTAGCAGATACCTTGATCAATGCAGGAGAAGCCAAATTCCCCGTGTTGACCAGTAACGACCGTTGGTATGGCGTTACTTACATTGAAGACCGTCCTGTGGTAGTTGAAGCCTTCCAAAAACTGGTGGACGAAGGAAAATATCCGAGCCCACTTTGGTAA
- a CDS encoding DNA photolyase family protein, with protein sequence MKRDSISIVWLRRDLRLDDNAALYHALRSGNPVLPIFIFDRNILEKLEDRDDKRVDFIHRQLTELKKELRAFDSDLLVFHSTPQDVFTELTSTYAIISVFTNHDYEPYALERDKQIGQLLNDQGIDLKTFKDQCVFENDEILKDDGKPYTVFTPYSKKWKAKLNDFYLSSYPTEKYFSNFYTFNADDFPSLDALGFRRTEVSIPSAEAELSIIKNYENTRDIPSIEGTSKLSIHLRFGTISIRKLARLAYKTNEKFLNELIWRDFYMMILWHFPHVVGHAFKPAYDRIEWERNDAHFKAWCAGQTGYPIVDAGMRQLNETGWMHNRVRMIVASFFTKHLLLDWRLGEAYFAQKLLDFELSSNNGGWQWAAGTGCDAAPYFRVFNPQLQTQKFDPQLKYIQRWVPEFQELTYARPIVEHTFARQRALDRYKEALK encoded by the coding sequence ATGAAACGAGACAGCATTTCAATAGTTTGGCTTCGCAGAGACCTGCGATTGGATGATAATGCAGCGTTGTACCACGCGCTTAGGTCTGGAAATCCGGTGTTGCCGATTTTCATTTTCGATAGGAACATCTTAGAAAAACTTGAAGATCGAGATGATAAACGGGTAGATTTCATTCATCGTCAGTTGACTGAATTGAAGAAAGAACTGCGTGCGTTTGATTCGGATCTGCTCGTGTTTCACAGCACTCCACAAGATGTTTTTACTGAATTGACCAGCACGTATGCTATCATTTCCGTTTTTACAAATCACGATTACGAACCCTACGCTTTGGAGCGCGACAAGCAGATCGGTCAGTTGCTGAACGATCAAGGCATCGATCTTAAGACGTTCAAAGACCAGTGTGTTTTTGAGAATGATGAGATTCTGAAGGATGATGGAAAGCCATACACGGTTTTCACGCCTTACAGCAAAAAATGGAAGGCGAAACTGAACGACTTTTACCTTTCATCCTACCCGACTGAGAAGTACTTCAGTAACTTTTACACGTTCAATGCTGATGATTTTCCTTCATTAGATGCGCTCGGATTCCGAAGGACAGAAGTTTCCATTCCATCTGCCGAAGCTGAATTAAGCATCATTAAAAACTATGAGAATACGCGCGACATTCCGAGTATTGAAGGCACTTCTAAACTGAGTATTCATCTTCGGTTTGGCACCATCAGCATACGGAAACTGGCACGCTTAGCTTACAAAACGAACGAAAAGTTCTTGAATGAACTCATCTGGCGCGATTTCTACATGATGATCCTTTGGCACTTTCCGCACGTGGTTGGCCATGCTTTTAAACCTGCTTACGACCGTATTGAATGGGAAAGGAATGACGCGCATTTTAAAGCGTGGTGCGCTGGACAGACCGGTTACCCGATAGTGGATGCAGGAATGCGGCAGCTGAATGAGACCGGATGGATGCACAACCGAGTACGAATGATCGTGGCAAGTTTTTTCACGAAACACCTATTACTCGACTGGCGATTAGGCGAAGCCTATTTTGCACAGAAGTTGCTGGATTTTGAGCTATCAAGCAACAATGGTGGCTGGCAGTGGGCAGCTGGAACGGGTTGCGATGCCGCTCCCTATTTCCGAGTGTTCAACCCACAGTTGCAGACGCAGAAATTCGACCCGCAGCTTAAATACATTCAGCGCTGGGTGCCTGAATTCCAAGAACTCACCTATGCAAGACCGATTGTGGAGCACACATTTGCCCGACAACGAGCGTTGGACCGATACAAGGAAGCCCTGAAATAA